The Temnothorax longispinosus isolate EJ_2023e chromosome 12, Tlon_JGU_v1, whole genome shotgun sequence genome includes a window with the following:
- the LOC139822860 gene encoding uncharacterized protein, with product MDYEISRDLQMPYLQAIQKIPGDTAGEKWSWIGRMTLHQTSEDLEQLPPELLPILRVETAVRKKRHEDITSALKCEDWTIINRAFKASWFFDSSYKEIVDVSYFCERLFPYVSVNTRTRIVLTLARRLTGKNPIFAQQMFTAVSSIYGIQTACPLIVACDEAFVYKTIVEKELVLPVDIVKKIFRNNPDLIVRFLKLLKPRELNATKRTPFAIGIDRYKSFLPKLIKKRLDAFVELCEIHETDLPNIVLSKTCAEIFLKKAQQHLIKKPLLYIRILPPKKIKEDLMENIFPDLLPAEIFSFDTDSVLDYLKHYPRDKKYDLLSKSYKSKYHADLLDERKNVTPDLLQLLPAEERIKQARINIEKQKLLLEENDEDIKDTMDYKEAWICYLSVNEAIPVLKERINKTPNKSHRLHGLILQMIYVCKINEDDDALCNTLTYFLNRHKNENSWPSWLFKRVFDELLQIYDVPHLSEKQISLVLDIVRLFYIKNKFGPDDLLAAIIHFKLIHNMPIEDLINMFLGENQWDVNFNILKEYPQYERQCLVTFANVLQKKSIKDLHEKTYNFCSYVVSIYDFNDRCKKSCINIEEMTIRDYSWLMDAILEAIRSDKDTRDVEDTLQKKEPELYRSWFPEDIVNVTSGAALALLNRDLQNILDNWEKYLAECMKNCHIKSVQHFVKATRWYKDLPTKFADQCMNYIYDKNADEISSSVVILAILLHGDVVTKIIDSLIPTETTVDTSNYKIVQNLPLSVRLSNTPVPLNLVVRLCEGDYLSTALMTLTNVCKRTALPKVMSIVQKLMSMRVSTRKHGVRLMCLVASVSELADFLQKTWAIENHHSVRQVLFKALQNFFLTKPSPETWSLYCQAMSTLSLQDELLLSEIMLFPEIPNEYILKYLELWLKTIGDLQELGLDDQKTNKYIANCLATLTASVFYLLPEEFTENILRRFLFHINTNVSEAARRFTISYILLDDGDKNTARIKVFADVFNKAVTTYWNVPHPNKLRFYPINNAVRLFIDDFIVSYVDKSCFNKPVNSEIIDNMQTIFLSVLSPRQDARSYLLLVYAKKLQECTLTKTSLGLRLGQQLHELSDVFSSLLVPFMAKVLEDFLRCVYKHSDLEEVKFSVIEGLIEAGNTDSCFMAVTMLPSTIQTKHLARYDRLVEKFREMEKPTVTILYDHLNKTDLKTVDD from the coding sequence ATGGACTACGAGATATCTCGCGACTTACAGATGCCTTATCTACAGGCGATTCAAAAGATACCGGGTGATACCGCTGGTGAGAAATGGAGTTGGATCGGAAGAATGACTTTACACCAGACCAGCGAAGATCTTGAGCAACTTCCACCGGAATTGCTACCTATACTGCGTGTGGAAACTGCTGTCAGAAAGAAGAGGCACGAGGATATAACGTCGGCGCTCAAATGTGAAGATTGGACGATAATAAATCGGGCTTTCAAGGCCTCCTGGTTCTTCGACAGCAGCTACAAGGAGATCGTCGATGTCTCGTATTTCTGCGAACGTCTGTTCCCTTACGTTTCCGTGAACACAAGAACGCGTATTGTGCTTACGCTTGCGCGTCGATTAACCGGTAAGAATCCAATTTTCGCGCAACAAATGTTTACAGCAGTATCATCTATTTACGGTATTCAAACCGCTTGCCCGTTGATCGTGGCTTGCGACGAGGCTTTCGTTTATAAAACGATCGTAGAAAAGGAACTCGTGCTGCCCGTAGACattgttaaaaagatattccGCAATAATCCGGATTTGATAGTGCGTTttctcaaattattaaaacccCGCGAATTAAACGCGACTAAGCGCACTCCTTTCGCGATCGGCATCGATAGATACAAGTCTTTCCTacctaaattaataaagaagcGACTGGACGCTTTCGTGGAACTGTGCGAGATACACGAGACCGATCTGCCGAATATTGTTTTGAGTAAGACGTGTGCCgagatatttctgaaaaaagcTCAGCAACATCTGATAAAGAAACCGCTTTTGTACATTCGAATCTTACCACCTAAGAAGATCAAGGAGgatttaatggaaaatatatttccagATTTGTTGCCCGCagaaattttttcctttgATACGGATAGCGTTCTCGATTACTTGAAGCATTACCCACGTGATAAGAAATACGATTTACTCAGTAAATcctataaaagtaaatatcaCGCTGATCTTCTCGATGAGAGGAAAAACGTGACGCCCGacttattacaattattacctGCAGAGGAACGGATCAAACAGGCTAGGATCAACATCGAGAAACAGAAGTTATTATTAGAAGAGAATGATGAAGATATTAAAGATACGATGGATTACAAAGAAGCTTGGATTTGTTATTTATCTGTTAACGAAGCTATACCGGTTCTTAAggagagaataaataaaactccAAATAAATCACACAGACTACATGGTTTGATTTTACAAATGATTTACGTTTGTAAGATTAACGAGGATGACGATGCGTTGTGCAATACCTTGACGTATTTCTTGAATAGACATAAAAACGAAAACTCTTGGCCCTCTTGGCTATTCAAACGAGTGTTTGATGAGCTCTTGCAAATATACGATGTACCTCATTTAAGCGAGAAGCAGATCTCTCTTGTACTTGACATTGTCcgattgttttatataaaaaataaatttggacCGGACGATTTACTCGCAGCTATAATACATTTCAAACTTATACACAACATGCCAATTGAGGATTTGATTAACATGTTTTTAGGAGAAAACCAATGGGACGTAAActtcaacatattaaaagaatatccACAATATGAGAGACAATGCCTCGTAACTTTTGCAAATGTCCTTCaaaaaaaatctatcaaaGATCTTCATGAAAAAACATACAACTTTTGTAGCTACGTTGTATCGATATATGATTTCAACGATAGATGTAAAAAATCGTGCATCAATATAGAAGAAATGACAATTCGAGATTATTCTTGGCTTATGGATGCTATTCTCGAAGCGATACGTTCCGATAAAGATACGCGAGATGTAGAAGACacattgcaaaaaaaagaaccGGAACTGTACCGTAGTTGGTTTCCTGAAGATATCGTGAATGTAACGTCAGGCGCAGCGCTCGCTTTATTGAATCgagatttacaaaatatactgGACAATTGGGAAAAATACTTAGCCGAATGCATGAAGAACTGCCATATCAAAAGTGTACAACACTTCGTCAAGGCCACGCGTTGGTACAAAGACTTACCTACTAAATTTGCTGATCAGTGCATGAATTATATCTATGATAAGAATGCAGATGAAATATCGTCCAGCGTAGTTATTCTGGCCATTCTACTTCACGGTGATGTGGTGACAAAAATAATCGATTCTCTTATACCTACGGAAACAACGGTGGATACTAGTAATTACAAGATCGTGCAAAATTTACCATTGAGCGTGAGACTTTCTAATACGCCAGTACCTCTCAATCTTGTAGTTAGATTGTGTGAAGGGGATTACTTATCAACAGCTCTGATGACACTAACGAACGTATGTAAACGGACTGCTTTGCCAAAAGTGATGTCAATCGTGCAAAAGTTAATGAGTATGCGCGTGAGCACGCGAAAACATGGGGTCAGGCTGATGTGCTTAGTAGCTTCCGTGAGTGAACTCGCAGATTTTCTCCAGAAAACATGGGCGATTGAGAACCATCATTCAGTACGACAAGTTCTGTTCAAAGCGCTCCAGAATTTCTTCCTTACGAAGCCAAGTCCCGAAACTTGGTCCCTATATTGTCAAGCTATGTCGACGTTAAGTCTCCAGGACGAACTTTTGCTTTCggaaataatgttatttccTGAGATTCCCAATGAATACATCTTGAAATACCTCGAGCTGTGGCTCAAAACGATAGGTGATCTTCAAGAACTGGGACTGGATGACCAAAAGACAAACAAATACATCGCCAATTGCTTGGCGACGCTCACCGCATCCGTTTTCTACCTGTTACCCGAAGAATTTACCGAGAATATACTTCGAAGATTTTTATTCCACATCAATACTAATGTATCCGAGGCAGCAAGACGCTTCACAATATCGTACATTTTACTAGACGATGGGGATAAAAATACCGCACGTATCAAAGTATTTGCCGATGTCTTCAACAAAGCAGTGACAACTTATTGGAACGTGCCGCATCCTAATAAATTACGCTTCTATCCGATTAACAATGCTGTGCGTTTATTTATAGACGATTTTATTGTCAGCTATGTTGATAAGTCTTGTTTCAATAAACCTGTTAACTCAGAGATCATCGATAATATgcaaacgatatttttatctgtcTTATCACCTAGACAGGACGCGAGGTCTTATTTGCTGTTGGTGTACGCGAAGAAGTTGCAAGAATGCACATTAACCAAGACTTCCCTTGGCCTGAGACTCGGTCAACAGTTGCACGAATTAAGTGATGTCTTTTCGTCACTATTAGTTCCGTTTATGGCCAAGGTCCTCGAAGACTTCCTAAGATGCGTATATAAACATTCCGACTTGGAAGAAGTCAAGTTTAGTGTCATAGAAGGCCTCATTGAAGCTGGTAATACGGATTCCTGTTTTATGGCTGTGACAATGTTACCGTCGACAATCCAAACGAAACACCTGGCAAGATATGATCGACTCGTTGAAAAATTCCGAGAAATGGAGAAGCCTACTGTCACCATTTTATACGATCATTTAAACAAAACGGACTTAAAAACTGTTGATGATTAA
- the LOC139823215 gene encoding venom protease-like encodes MSMIVTQAFKHPQYAPMNNDIALLYMPQDIPFSNNIQPIKIVYYESIRFVTKDAYVVGWRKKNTTREGTMETMKLKYATLPIIENNVCRQYWPINSNHICTAAELGQFACPETNSNDPLIVRKNGQDFQIGIMMSYEDQSCPDNLFRVYTKVSSYIDWILEVMKRY; translated from the exons ATGTCGATGATTGTGACTCAAGCGTTTAAACATCCGCAATACGCGCCAATGAACAATGATATTGCCTTACTCTATATGCCACAAGATATTCCCTTTTCCA ataatattcaGCCAATAAAAATCGTATATTACGAGAGTATACGTTTTGTGACCAAAGATGCTTATGTGGTCGGTTGGAGAAAAAAGAACACGACTAGAGAAGGTACGATGGAGACGATGAAACTTAAGTACGCCACGTTGCcgattatagaaaataatgtatgCAGGCAATACTGGCCCATCAACAGCAACCACATTTGCACGGCCGCAGAATTGGGACAATTTGCTTGTCCCGAG acaaaCAGCAATGATCCTCTCATCGTAAGAAAAAATGGCCAGGACTTTCAAATAGGTATTATGATGAGTTACGAAGACCAATCTTGTCCTGACAACTTATTTCGAGTGTATACTAAGGTTTCTTCATATATAGACTGGATTCTCGAAGTCATGAAGCGATATTAg
- the LOC139822913 gene encoding uncharacterized protein isoform X1, which produces MEEDKTKNLPMDEEENQDSLVDYDSDSSVVTVVERERGSDKTINKDEEEKENKKETEAKGAIPKRGKPKIIENIYVNREWAENRPVLPIGTKMLYEKQEKMVDKMESVVKMLDKVMTQATSMMENMVEVAHVNLEKEKLKIRRLELEAETKSEVREKLEKLEVRVQRATAEEHKEVKCYRCNKLGHMAKDCPLAGSEAWFCYYCQEIRGHKGDSCPNAGAQTNRFRG; this is translated from the exons ATGGAAGAAGATAAGACGAAAAATCTTCCGATGGATGAGGAAGAAAACCAGGATTCACTGGTTGACTACGATAGTGACAGCAGCGTGGTCACAgtggtagagagagagagaggtagtgataaaacaataaataaagatgaag aagaaaaagagaacaagAAGGAGACTGAAGCAAAGGGTGCAATCCCGAAACGTGGCAAaccaaaaataatagaaaacatatatgtaaatagaGAATGGGCTGAAAATCGTCCTGTACTACCTATAGGGACAAAGATGCTTTACgagaaacaagaaaagatGGTTGATAAAATGGAATCGGTAGTGAAGATGTTGGACAAGGTTATGACCCAAGCAACCTCCATGATGGAAAACATGGTAGAAGTCGCCCACGTAAatttagagaaagagaaactaaAGATTAGACGTTTAGAG TTAGAGGCAGAGACTAAGAGTGAAGTTAGAGAGAAGCTAGAGAAATTAGAAGTTAGAGTGCAGAGGGCTACCGCAGAAGAGCACAAAGAAGTAAAGTGCTACCGATGCAACAAATTGGGTCACATGGCGAAGGACTGCCCACTAGCGGGATCAGAGGCCTGGTTCTGTTATTACTGCCAGGAGATTAGAGGACACAAGGGTGATAGCTGTCCTAATGCCGGAGCCCAGACGAACAGATTTAGAGGATAA